From the Brassica napus cultivar Da-Ae chromosome A8, Da-Ae, whole genome shotgun sequence genome, one window contains:
- the BNAA08G06030D gene encoding S-protein homolog 2, whose amino-acid sequence MDIPKRYPSLFILIVFIATDLSHADTRNNIPVANGPSLLSTNDVFNPFGKITVEIINDIGGTVSLPFHCKSKNDDFGDRSLQPGGSWSFSFKRQFFGRTLFFCSFAFPNGIYYFDIFRDHRDTAGDDWCQNCVWKIRPTGPCRFNGGTKQFDICFPWNKNKSLY is encoded by the coding sequence ATGGATATTCCAAAACGTTACCCATCACTATTCATATTGATTGTCTTCATAGCTACAGATCTATCTCATGCCGACACAAGAAACAACATTCCTGTTGCAAACGGTCCATCATTACTATCAACAAACGATGTGTTTAATCCTTTCGGAAAAATTACTGTAGAAATAATCAACGATATTGGTGGTACAGTATCATTGCCTTTTCATTGTAAATCGAAGAACGATGATTTTGGTGACCGTAGTTTGCAACCTGGCGGGTCATGGTCTTTTAGTTTTAAGCGTCAGTTCTTCGGAAGGACATTGTTTTTCTGTTCTTTTGCGTTTCCCAATGGAATCTATTATTTCGACATATTTAGAGACCACCGAGATACTGCTGGCGATGACTGGTGCCAAAATTGCGTGTGGAAGATAAGACCAACCGGACCTTGTAGGTTTAACGGTGGAACTAAGCAGTTCGATATTTGTTTTCCATGGAATAAAAATAAGTCATTGTATTGA